A region of Rhodospirillales bacterium DNA encodes the following proteins:
- a CDS encoding DUF58 domain-containing protein, translating into MALAPLAATPLNDAARLASGLPALLVAAQRVASTVMQGVHGRRRVGQGDAFWQFRQYRQGDSINRIDWRQSAKSPAVYVRETEWEAAASVWLWRDGSPSMEFTSDKSLPLKKLRAEVLLLALSTLLVDAGERVALLGGERPVSGRGVPRRLAASLADNAFLRPLDSLPPALSLPSYGHLVLIGDLLDPLESIERLVRHYAGLGVRGHLLQVLDPAEEDLPYDGHVKFDGFESEGDHTIRRVEAVRDAYRARLEAQKEGLRRLVSSVGWTWRAHRTDRPPETALLSLFVAMADGGRRP; encoded by the coding sequence ATGGCCTTGGCCCCGCTCGCCGCGACGCCGCTCAACGACGCCGCGCGCCTCGCCTCCGGACTGCCGGCGCTGCTGGTGGCGGCGCAGCGCGTCGCCTCGACGGTGATGCAGGGCGTTCACGGACGGCGCCGCGTCGGGCAGGGCGACGCGTTCTGGCAGTTCCGCCAGTACCGGCAGGGAGATTCGATCAACCGCATCGACTGGCGGCAATCGGCCAAGAGCCCCGCCGTCTACGTGCGAGAGACCGAGTGGGAGGCCGCCGCCAGCGTGTGGCTGTGGCGCGACGGCTCGCCGTCGATGGAGTTCACGTCGGACAAATCCTTGCCGCTCAAGAAGCTGCGCGCCGAGGTGCTGCTGCTGGCGCTGTCGACGCTGCTGGTCGACGCCGGCGAGCGCGTGGCGCTGCTCGGCGGCGAGCGGCCGGTCTCCGGCCGCGGCGTGCCGCGCCGGCTGGCGGCGTCGCTGGCCGACAACGCGTTCCTGCGGCCCCTCGACAGCCTGCCGCCCGCGCTGTCGCTGCCCTCCTACGGTCATCTCGTGCTGATCGGCGACCTGCTCGATCCGCTGGAGTCGATCGAGCGGCTGGTGCGCCACTACGCCGGCCTCGGCGTGCGCGGGCACCTGCTTCAGGTGCTCGACCCGGCCGAGGAGGATCTGCCCTACGACGGCCACGTGAAGTTCGACGGCTTCGAGAGCGAGGGCGACCACACCATCCGCCGCGTCGAGGCCGTGCGCGACGCCTACCGAGCGCGTCTGGAGGCGCAGAAGGAAGGTCTGCGCCGTCTGGTGTCGTCCGTTGGTTGGACCTGGCGCGCCCACCGCACAGACCGGCCGCCGGAGACAGCGCTGCTGTCGTTGTTCGTCGCCATGGCCGATGGCGGGAGGCGGCCGTGA
- a CDS encoding MoxR family ATPase, whose translation MVFPSRPCRRPGPPGVNQESRVPPDLPPPLFGQAPADPEAVLRDIEALGGKLTAVRDGVGQVIYGQREVIDQTLIALLSGGHLLLVGLPGLAKTKLVDTLGTVLGLDAKRIQFTPDLMPADILGSEVLEEEAGGRRSFRFIPGPVFAQLLMADEINRASPRTQSALLQSMQEYHVSVGGKRHDLPRPFHVLATQNPLEQEGTYPLPEAQLDRFLLQVDVGYPDEAAEREMMIVTTGATQPMPRRVLTAEDLMAAQALIRRVPIGEKVVDAILRLVRAGRPESTDIEAVKKHVAWGPGPRASQALMLAARARAVLQGRLAPSVDDIVALAGPVLRHRMATNFAARAEGVDVNAIVTTLCAKLA comes from the coding sequence ATGGTGTTTCCATCGCGCCCGTGTCGCCGACCCGGGCCGCCCGGCGTCAACCAGGAGTCCCGAGTGCCGCCCGATCTGCCGCCCCCTCTGTTCGGACAGGCGCCCGCCGATCCGGAAGCCGTCCTGCGCGACATCGAGGCGCTCGGTGGAAAACTCACCGCCGTGCGCGATGGTGTCGGCCAGGTCATTTATGGCCAACGCGAGGTGATCGATCAAACGCTTATCGCCCTGCTGTCGGGTGGGCATCTGCTGCTGGTCGGCCTGCCGGGCCTCGCCAAGACCAAGCTGGTCGACACGCTCGGCACCGTGCTGGGGCTGGACGCCAAGCGCATCCAGTTCACGCCCGACCTGATGCCGGCCGACATCCTGGGCTCCGAGGTGCTGGAGGAGGAGGCCGGCGGCCGGCGCTCGTTCCGGTTCATCCCCGGCCCGGTCTTCGCCCAGCTCCTGATGGCCGACGAGATCAACCGCGCCAGCCCGCGCACCCAGTCGGCGCTGCTGCAGTCGATGCAGGAGTACCACGTGTCGGTCGGCGGCAAGCGCCACGACCTGCCGCGGCCGTTCCACGTGCTGGCGACCCAGAACCCGCTCGAGCAGGAGGGCACCTATCCGCTGCCCGAGGCGCAGCTCGACCGGTTCCTGCTGCAGGTCGACGTCGGCTATCCCGACGAGGCCGCCGAGCGCGAGATGATGATCGTCACCACCGGCGCGACGCAGCCGATGCCGCGCCGCGTGCTGACGGCCGAGGACCTGATGGCGGCGCAGGCGTTGATCCGCCGCGTGCCGATCGGCGAGAAGGTGGTCGACGCGATCCTGCGCCTGGTGCGCGCCGGCCGTCCGGAGAGCACCGACATCGAGGCGGTCAAGAAGCACGTCGCGTGGGGCCCCGGCCCGCGCGCCAGCCAGGCGTTGATGCTGGCGGCGCGCGCGCGCGCCGTGCTGCAGGGCCGCCTCGCGCCGTCGGTCGACGACATCGTCGCGCTGGCCGGGCCGGTGCTGCGCCACCGCATGGCGACGAATTTCGCCGCCCGCGCCGAGGGCGTCGACGTCAACGCCATCGTCACGACGCTCTGCGCCAAGCTGGCCTGA
- a CDS encoding nuclear transport factor 2 family protein produces the protein MNVHPLRVAVAFAAALSLAAPVPAALAHPQPIPKTADEAAVEKEVLAFRGGVLDAIKVKDVARLKAAYDEHYTHTHGSGKVDGRDARIVALLAGEPVIETAPPSEMVVRVFGRDTAIVTGRSPVLNKAENRDYDFRWVVVYVRGKDGWRAAVSQATRLPLTK, from the coding sequence ATGAACGTCCATCCGCTCCGCGTCGCCGTCGCCTTCGCCGCCGCGCTGTCGCTGGCCGCCCCCGTCCCCGCCGCGCTCGCGCATCCGCAGCCGATCCCCAAGACCGCCGACGAGGCCGCTGTCGAGAAGGAGGTGCTGGCGTTCCGGGGCGGCGTGCTCGACGCCATCAAGGTCAAAGACGTGGCCAGGCTGAAGGCCGCCTACGACGAGCACTACACGCACACCCACGGCTCCGGGAAGGTCGACGGCCGCGACGCGCGCATCGTCGCGCTGCTGGCCGGCGAGCCGGTGATCGAGACGGCGCCGCCCAGCGAGATGGTGGTGCGGGTGTTCGGCCGCGACACCGCCATCGTCACCGGCCGCAGTCCGGTGCTGAACAAGGCCGAGAACCGCGACTACGATTTCCGCTGGGTCGTCGTCTACGTGCGCGGCAAGGACGGCTGGCGCGCCGCCGTCAGCCAGGCGACCCGGCTGCCGCTGACGAAGTAG
- a CDS encoding DUF4159 domain-containing protein, translating into MLSLGALAFATPWMLSLLVALPVIYWLLRLLPPAPKYVRFPAIRLLLGLEPPERTPVRIPLWLLLLRLLLVTLLILALARPLLNPSAELAGKGPLVLFVDDGWSAAPNWATAQRHAERLTERAERGNRPVIVVPTAPAALDEAQGRRGLMRPEEARAALRAMKPKPWPTDRALAAAELAKLGLPTPMHVVWLSDGLTDKTARDTADKLLAMGSLEVLRPEATRVPMALLPPEPGVRELKVKALRPSGDGPRRIAVQGSDDRGAIVARAFLDFGPTSTEAVATIDAPTELRNRIARLDIEGQSGAGSVALLDERFRRRPVGIIGERQVASGQPLLQEVFFLERALEPYAAVTTGDRTTVLGQRMAILLIPDGASPGPEDRAAINTWIEGGGVAIRFAGPRVAAAEDDLVPVKLRLGDRALGGAMSWGQPATLAEFPATSPFAGLRVPADVRINQQVLAEPGPDVADKTWARLADGTPLVTGEKRGQGWLVLIHTTANTGWSNLALSGLFVEMLQRMVALSRGVSGDGAAARELKPWRTLDGFGKLGAPPLGAQPLGLDAARGFAPKPTTPPGLYGDDSAQTAFNLGNRVEPPAPLTDLPSGVATDRLSEEGETDLTKWFLVAALLLLLADFLIALWLRGFLPLPGGRRRATATAALALLLAAATMVAPADAGAQQPPPARPPASRPPAAKPPAPPPPAAVVSPEEVILRATTQTRLAYIVTGNAEIDDISRAGLEGLGEILRARTSVEPGEPAAVDVEKDDLRLYPFIYWPVTSEQQTPSTQASSNIDRYMKSGGILFFDTRDQHITMGRGGVSADLKRLLRAVDVPPLVVMPSEHVLTRAFYLLSDTPGRWTGGRIWIEAGNGRVNDGVAAVVVGANDFAGAWAMEGTGRGMFPVAPGGENQRELAFRFGVNLVMYALTGNYKDDQVHLNDIMQRLRR; encoded by the coding sequence ATGCTGAGCCTGGGCGCGTTGGCGTTCGCGACGCCGTGGATGCTGTCGCTGCTGGTGGCGCTGCCGGTCATCTACTGGCTGCTGCGCCTGCTGCCGCCGGCGCCGAAATACGTGCGCTTCCCGGCCATCCGGCTGCTGCTCGGCCTCGAGCCGCCGGAGCGCACGCCGGTGCGCATCCCGCTGTGGCTGTTGCTGCTGCGCCTGCTGCTGGTGACCTTGCTGATTCTCGCGCTGGCGCGGCCGCTGCTCAACCCCTCGGCCGAGCTGGCGGGCAAGGGGCCGCTGGTGCTGTTCGTCGACGACGGCTGGTCGGCGGCGCCGAACTGGGCGACCGCGCAGCGGCACGCCGAGCGCCTGACGGAGCGCGCCGAGCGCGGCAACCGGCCGGTCATCGTGGTGCCGACGGCGCCGGCGGCGCTCGACGAGGCGCAGGGCAGGCGCGGGCTGATGCGGCCGGAGGAGGCGCGCGCGGCGCTGCGGGCGATGAAGCCGAAGCCATGGCCGACCGACCGCGCGCTGGCCGCCGCCGAGCTCGCCAAGCTCGGCCTGCCGACGCCGATGCACGTCGTCTGGCTGAGCGACGGGCTGACCGACAAGACCGCGCGCGACACCGCCGACAAGCTGCTGGCCATGGGGTCGCTCGAGGTGCTGCGGCCGGAGGCGACGCGGGTGCCGATGGCGCTGCTGCCGCCCGAGCCGGGCGTGCGCGAGCTGAAGGTCAAGGCGCTGCGTCCCAGCGGCGACGGGCCGCGCCGCATCGCCGTGCAGGGTTCCGACGACCGCGGCGCCATCGTCGCGCGCGCCTTCCTCGATTTCGGGCCGACCTCGACCGAGGCCGTCGCGACCATCGACGCGCCGACCGAGCTGCGTAACCGCATCGCGCGCCTGGACATCGAGGGGCAGTCCGGCGCCGGGTCGGTGGCGCTGCTCGACGAGCGCTTCCGCCGCCGCCCCGTCGGCATCATCGGCGAGCGCCAGGTCGCGAGCGGGCAGCCGCTGCTGCAGGAGGTGTTCTTCCTCGAGCGCGCGCTGGAGCCGTACGCCGCCGTCACGACCGGCGACCGGACCACCGTGCTCGGCCAGCGCATGGCGATCCTGCTGATCCCCGACGGCGCCTCGCCCGGCCCCGAGGACCGCGCCGCCATCAACACGTGGATCGAGGGCGGCGGCGTGGCGATCCGCTTCGCCGGCCCGCGCGTCGCCGCCGCCGAGGACGATCTCGTGCCGGTCAAGCTGCGGCTGGGCGACCGCGCGCTGGGCGGCGCCATGAGCTGGGGCCAGCCCGCGACGCTGGCCGAGTTCCCCGCCACCAGCCCGTTCGCGGGGCTGCGCGTGCCGGCCGACGTGCGCATCAACCAGCAGGTGCTGGCCGAGCCGGGACCGGATGTCGCCGACAAGACCTGGGCGCGGCTGGCCGACGGCACGCCGCTGGTGACCGGCGAGAAGCGTGGCCAGGGCTGGCTGGTGCTGATCCACACCACCGCCAACACCGGCTGGAGCAACCTCGCGCTGTCGGGCCTGTTCGTGGAGATGCTCCAGCGCATGGTGGCGTTGAGCCGCGGCGTCTCCGGCGACGGCGCCGCCGCGCGCGAGCTCAAGCCGTGGCGCACGCTGGACGGCTTCGGCAAGCTCGGCGCGCCGCCGCTCGGCGCTCAGCCGCTGGGGCTGGACGCGGCGCGCGGATTCGCGCCCAAGCCGACGACGCCGCCGGGACTGTACGGTGACGACTCGGCGCAGACCGCGTTCAATCTCGGCAACCGCGTCGAGCCGCCGGCGCCGCTGACCGATCTGCCGTCCGGCGTCGCGACCGACAGGCTGTCGGAGGAAGGCGAGACCGACCTGACCAAGTGGTTCCTCGTGGCCGCGCTGCTGCTGCTGCTGGCCGATTTCCTGATCGCGCTGTGGCTGCGCGGATTCCTGCCGCTGCCCGGCGGGCGCCGCCGCGCCACCGCGACCGCCGCCCTCGCGCTGCTGCTCGCCGCCGCGACGATGGTCGCGCCGGCCGACGCCGGCGCGCAGCAACCGCCGCCGGCGCGTCCGCCGGCGTCGCGTCCGCCCGCCGCCAAGCCGCCGGCGCCACCACCGCCGGCCGCCGTGGTGTCACCGGAGGAGGTGATCCTGCGGGCGACGACCCAGACGCGGCTGGCCTACATCGTCACCGGCAATGCCGAGATCGACGACATCAGCCGCGCCGGCCTCGAGGGGCTGGGCGAGATCCTGCGCGCCCGCACCTCGGTCGAGCCGGGCGAACCGGCCGCCGTCGACGTCGAGAAGGACGATCTGCGGCTCTATCCTTTCATCTACTGGCCGGTGACGTCGGAGCAGCAGACGCCCTCGACGCAGGCGTCGTCCAACATCGACCGCTACATGAAGTCCGGCGGCATCCTGTTCTTCGACACGCGCGACCAGCACATCACGATGGGCCGGGGCGGCGTCAGCGCCGACCTCAAGCGCCTGCTGCGCGCCGTCGACGTGCCGCCGCTGGTGGTGATGCCGTCCGAGCACGTGCTGACGCGCGCGTTCTACCTGCTGTCCGACACGCCCGGCCGCTGGACCGGCGGCCGCATCTGGATCGAGGCCGGCAACGGCCGCGTCAACGACGGCGTCGCCGCCGTGGTGGTCGGCGCCAACGACTTCGCCGGCGCCTGGGCGATGGAGGGCACCGGCCGCGGCATGTTCCCGGTCGCGCCCGGCGGCGAGAACCAGCGCGAGCTGGCGTTCCGCTTCGGCGTCAACCTCGTGATGTACGCGCTGACCGGCAACTACAAGGACGACCAGGTCCACCTCAACGACATCATGCAGAGGCTGCGGCGATGA